A DNA window from Pogona vitticeps strain Pit_001003342236 chromosome 2, PviZW2.1, whole genome shotgun sequence contains the following coding sequences:
- the LOC144587074 gene encoding uncharacterized protein LOC144587074: MDKRWGNPIKGSTIFSGGSLLASHQQLHAGKKMLTCLDCGKSFSGKIFSHSTDVVQHASIHPGEKPFKCVECGKGFLQREKLDSHMRIHAGEKPYKCIECGKSFKHNSDLSSHQRRHTGEKPFQCIECGKECGKGFSHSGNLTSHMRIHTGEKPYKCLECGKGFCHSGNLTSHMRIHTGEKPFICFECGKSFCQREKLDSHMRTHTGEKPYQCMECGKGFTQSSSLASHMRVHKGDKPFMCLECGKSFSHSSNRLKAANVGRASSTIVTLVYTKDLTRRRNRTNARNVGKASIGVESFIPI, encoded by the exons ATGGACAAAAGATGGGGAAACCCCATAAAAGGCAGTACGATCTTCAGTGGTGGAAGCCTTCTTGCTTCCCATCAGCAGCTCCATGCGGGAAAGAAGATGTTGACATGTTTggattgtggaaagagcttcag CGGAAAGATCTTCAGTCACAGCACAGATGTTGTGCAACATGCTAGCATCCACCcaggggaaaaaccatttaaatgtgtggaatgtggaaagggcttcctTCAGAGAGAAAAGCTTGATTCTCACATGAGAATCCAcgcaggagagaaaccgtataaatgcatagaatgtgggaagagcttcaagcACAATAGTGatcttagttcacatcaaagacgtcataccggggagaaaccatttcAATGCATAGAATGCGGAAagg AATGCGGAAAGGGTTTCAGTCATAGCGGAAATCTTACTTCGCATATgcgaatccacacaggagagaaaccatataaatgcttagAATGTGGAAAGGGTTTCTGTCATAGCGGAAATCTTACTTCGCATATgcgaatccacacaggggagaaaccatttataTGCTtcgaatgtgggaagagcttctgtCAGAGAGAAAAGCTTGATTCCCATATgagaacccacacaggagagaaaccgtatcagtgtatggaatgtggaaagggcttcacTCAGAGCAGCAGTCTTGCCTCTCATATGAGGGTACACAAAGGGGATAAACCATTTAtgtgcctggaatgtggaaaaagctttagccATAGCTCAAACCGTTTGAAGGCAgcgaatgtgggaagagcttcaagcACAATAGTGACCTTAGTTTACACAAAAGATCTCACACGgaggagaaaccgtacaaatgcacggaatgtgggaAAGGCTTCAATCGGAGTGGAAAGCTTTATTCCCATatga